In Lacrimispora indolis DSM 755, a genomic segment contains:
- a CDS encoding FAD binding domain-containing protein, protein MLFEGYEKMVSLNEISLRLMSRPSLLFAGGTDLMVKARERGWYEKKTFLDISELKELKEILETEDFVEIGAAVTLTELLESEDVQKSLPLLCQAVSRVGCRQIRNRATLAGNVANACPASDCIPALMVLDTIAVIQGVKGCREILLPELFRETRSCLRHEGMHVKTCFYGETMEKKLFLEGGEWIRSVRIRKQKTGERGLFYKLTRNRSSELAVVNIAAAVRQSGAGLQIRTSVGGVFPKPLLFPEFEAASEKKEEAPCGYTFMPKNVAKKEETKEKIRQYAAACAQLMEPLQNALVDYPYKKQVVKYLTEAVLLELLLGIPMEDREE, encoded by the coding sequence ATGTTGTTTGAAGGCTATGAAAAAATGGTTTCGCTGAATGAGATAAGCTTAAGGCTGATGAGCAGGCCTTCTCTTCTGTTTGCAGGAGGAACCGATTTGATGGTAAAGGCCAGAGAGAGGGGCTGGTATGAAAAAAAGACCTTCCTGGACATATCAGAGCTGAAAGAGCTGAAAGAGATCCTTGAAACAGAAGATTTTGTGGAAATCGGGGCGGCGGTGACCCTTACAGAACTGCTGGAATCGGAAGACGTTCAGAAAAGCCTCCCTCTCCTTTGCCAGGCCGTTTCCCGGGTCGGATGCAGACAGATCCGAAACCGGGCCACTCTGGCGGGCAATGTGGCAAATGCCTGTCCTGCGTCAGATTGCATTCCTGCTTTGATGGTTCTGGATACAATCGCTGTTATTCAGGGGGTCAAAGGATGCCGGGAAATTTTATTGCCGGAATTGTTCCGTGAAACCAGAAGCTGCCTTCGCCATGAGGGGATGCACGTAAAGACCTGCTTTTACGGGGAGACGATGGAAAAGAAACTGTTTTTAGAGGGCGGGGAATGGATCCGGTCGGTCAGAATCAGGAAGCAGAAAACCGGTGAAAGAGGATTGTTCTATAAGCTGACCAGGAACCGGTCCAGTGAACTGGCCGTTGTCAACATAGCTGCAGCAGTCCGGCAGTCAGGGGCAGGGCTGCAAATAAGAACCAGCGTGGGAGGAGTATTTCCTAAACCCCTGCTTTTTCCTGAGTTTGAAGCTGCATCAGAGAAAAAAGAGGAAGCACCCTGTGGGTATACCTTTATGCCAAAGAACGTGGCAAAAAAAGAGGAAACAAAAGAAAAGATCCGGCAATATGCGGCCGCATGCGCACAACTGATGGAGCCCCTTCAAAATGCACTGGTGGATTATCCATATAAAAAACAGGTCGTAAAATATTTAACAGAAGCAGTGCTTTTAGAACTGCTTTTGGGGATTCCCATGGAAGACCGGGAGGAGTGA
- a CDS encoding (2Fe-2S)-binding protein: MENKKLLQFICNGKTEAVAVNGSERLIDVLRKKLGLTGTKEGCGVGECGACTVIVDGKAVNSCLVPAVSIEGRQVVTVEGLKTDEGLHPLQEAFIRHHAVQCGFCSPGLLMSAKALLDEVPHPGRNEIKNAIAGNLCRCTGYEQVIEAVLDAANRKE; encoded by the coding sequence ATGGAAAATAAAAAACTGCTTCAATTTATATGCAATGGAAAAACAGAAGCCGTGGCCGTAAATGGCAGCGAACGGCTCATTGATGTTTTGCGAAAAAAACTGGGACTTACGGGAACCAAGGAAGGCTGCGGTGTGGGAGAATGCGGCGCCTGTACTGTGATTGTAGACGGAAAAGCCGTAAATTCCTGTCTGGTCCCCGCTGTTTCCATTGAGGGCCGTCAGGTGGTAACGGTGGAAGGACTGAAAACCGATGAGGGCCTCCACCCTTTACAGGAGGCATTCATCCGTCATCATGCCGTTCAATGCGGTTTTTGTTCTCCGGGGCTTTTAATGAGCGCCAAAGCCCTGCTGGATGAGGTTCCCCATCCAGGCCGGAATGAGATAAAGAATGCCATCGCCGGAAACCTATGCCGGTGCACTGGCTATGAGCAGGTCATTGAAGCGGTTCTTGACGCGGCGAACCGGAAGGAGTGA
- a CDS encoding xanthine dehydrogenase family protein molybdopterin-binding subunit, with product MTQKKEYRVIGKSHPRVDAGDKVTGRALYTDDLQMKGMLFAGCVYTTHPHARAKVDINAAKSMEGVACVLTMEDFPKPRSYCDYYYCTDTPCFMGDVLAVAAAEDEEILEQALKAVRVTYEDLPAVFTIEEALKEDAPQIREDGVGLSQGVPAKEKKGNVFLNSYHPLRKGDVKAGFEESQIILERTYRTQMVEHAYIEPESVLTYSDPDDGMITIHSCSQQGHAPREFVADALNLPMNCIRAVQRTVGGSFGGKFEVVGLMSARAALVTLKTGRPCKITLTREQSIVESMKRHPFLSNIRIGALRDGTILAYQATQIENCGAYNSQAPWMNIRAMAHSAGPYEIPNIRTDTYGVFTNNMHPGAFRGYSSPQIIFSNEMIIDELADALGVDSLDIKRKNLLRQGSLTATGQTLCHTTLFPKMMEDIVRNTDYERKRKAYKGQTGLWKKGIGLVTSYRGCALGSEGVDATGAMFTALPDGSFLLDAALMEIGQGLKTVYLQIAAEASGISPDHIAVKSVDTHSIPDSGLTVASRGTAMGGQSVKQAGEKMKEMLLESGRLLLDAKEDETVEIAGSICFLEEDPGRRIPVSKICTYRRYQGLPMAVYEWYIPRPLGTEEGTGQGEAFTTYAYGVCVAETAVNVMTGQVKVEKITSYHDVGKAINPDMIRGQIYGGIMMGMGFGLWEEIRLHKGKTPDLNLDSYRLGTALDVPDMDIRLYECDDPEGTYGAKCIAEAATEMIGAALALSVKHAIQKPVRSLPVTMKQIAGFEMEAGDGK from the coding sequence ATGACCCAGAAGAAGGAATACCGGGTAATCGGTAAATCCCATCCAAGGGTAGATGCAGGAGACAAGGTAACGGGCCGGGCTCTTTATACGGATGACCTTCAGATGAAGGGAATGCTTTTTGCCGGCTGTGTGTATACCACCCACCCCCATGCCAGAGCCAAAGTCGATATAAACGCTGCAAAAAGTATGGAGGGAGTAGCCTGTGTGCTGACCATGGAGGATTTCCCAAAGCCCAGAAGCTATTGTGATTATTACTACTGCACTGATACGCCCTGCTTTATGGGAGATGTGCTGGCAGTGGCGGCGGCAGAGGATGAGGAAATATTGGAACAGGCTTTAAAAGCAGTCCGGGTAACCTATGAGGATCTTCCGGCCGTATTCACTATTGAAGAAGCCCTTAAAGAGGATGCGCCCCAGATCCGGGAGGACGGGGTGGGACTTTCTCAAGGCGTGCCGGCAAAAGAAAAAAAGGGAAATGTATTTTTAAATTCCTACCATCCTCTTCGCAAAGGGGATGTAAAGGCAGGATTTGAGGAATCACAAATCATTCTGGAGAGGACATACCGGACTCAGATGGTGGAACACGCCTACATAGAACCGGAATCGGTGCTGACCTATTCCGATCCTGACGACGGAATGATAACCATTCACTCCTGTTCCCAGCAGGGACATGCGCCAAGGGAATTTGTGGCGGATGCCCTAAACCTTCCCATGAACTGCATCCGCGCTGTCCAAAGGACAGTGGGAGGCTCCTTCGGCGGGAAATTTGAAGTGGTGGGACTGATGAGCGCAAGGGCGGCTCTCGTCACCTTAAAGACGGGACGGCCCTGCAAGATAACCCTGACCAGAGAACAGTCCATAGTGGAAAGCATGAAGCGCCATCCATTTCTCAGCAATATCCGCATCGGCGCCTTACGGGACGGAACAATTCTGGCTTATCAGGCCACTCAGATTGAAAATTGCGGAGCCTATAACAGCCAGGCCCCCTGGATGAATATCCGTGCCATGGCCCATTCCGCAGGTCCTTATGAAATTCCCAACATCCGGACCGATACCTACGGAGTGTTCACCAACAATATGCATCCCGGCGCATTCCGGGGATACAGCTCTCCTCAGATCATCTTTTCCAATGAGATGATAATTGACGAACTGGCCGATGCCCTGGGTGTGGATTCCCTGGATATTAAACGAAAGAACCTGCTGCGGCAGGGCAGCCTGACCGCTACGGGACAAACTCTCTGCCACACCACACTGTTTCCCAAAATGATGGAGGATATTGTAAGGAATACGGATTATGAGAGAAAAAGGAAGGCTTACAAAGGCCAGACAGGATTGTGGAAAAAAGGAATCGGGCTGGTGACCAGCTACCGCGGCTGCGCTCTGGGAAGTGAAGGAGTGGATGCCACCGGAGCCATGTTTACCGCCTTGCCAGACGGGAGCTTTCTCCTGGATGCGGCTCTGATGGAGATTGGTCAGGGCCTTAAGACCGTTTATCTCCAGATCGCTGCGGAGGCCAGTGGGATTTCCCCTGACCATATTGCCGTAAAATCAGTGGATACCCACAGTATCCCGGACAGCGGCTTAACTGTGGCCTCCAGAGGGACTGCTATGGGCGGACAGTCCGTCAAACAGGCGGGAGAAAAGATGAAAGAAATGCTTCTTGAATCGGGACGGCTCCTGCTGGATGCCAAAGAAGATGAAACTGTTGAAATTGCCGGCAGCATCTGCTTTTTGGAGGAAGATCCAGGGAGGCGGATTCCCGTATCCAAAATCTGCACGTACCGCAGATACCAGGGACTTCCTATGGCTGTTTATGAGTGGTATATTCCCAGGCCCCTGGGAACGGAAGAAGGGACAGGGCAGGGGGAGGCCTTTACAACCTATGCTTATGGCGTCTGCGTGGCAGAGACAGCCGTCAATGTCATGACCGGACAGGTGAAGGTGGAAAAAATAACTTCTTATCATGATGTGGGAAAGGCCATTAACCCTGACATGATACGGGGACAGATATACGGCGGTATTATGATGGGGATGGGATTTGGACTATGGGAAGAGATCCGGCTCCACAAAGGGAAGACCCCGGACTTGAATCTGGATTCCTACCGGCTGGGGACCGCCCTGGATGTGCCGGATATGGATATAAGGCTTTATGAATGCGACGACCCGGAAGGAACCTATGGCGCAAAATGCATTGCTGAGGCGGCCACAGAAATGATTGGGGCGGCCCTGGCCCTGTCGGTCAAGCATGCCATTCAAAAACCGGTCCGCAGCCTGCCGGTTACCATGAAACAGATTGCAGGCTTTGAAATGGAGGCTGGAGATGGAAAATAA
- a CDS encoding amidohydrolase family protein — MDKMDLLLTHVTIVTVDSHRRVLYDGAMAVKKGRIAKVGETEEILSEYPEAERILDCRGKILFPGFINTHNHLFQTLLKGLGDDMVLSDWLKTMTFPAARFLTPEDCYYGAMLGCMEGIHCGITTMVDYMYPHAVPGLSDGVLEAFSQMKIRGIFGRGCMNDGLDFGVCPEIMQDVSTVEKDLIRIFDSFHNKENSKVKVWTAPAALWSNSGDMLRMLWEVTESYQSGLTVHVSETPFDRMATEALHGCAGVDCLEKYGITGENVLMVHCVYLTESDISKAAHYGLKVSHNPVSNMYLSSGVAPIPDMLKAGVAVSLGVDGAASNNGQDMIELMKTAALLQKVHTLDPTVITAEKVLEMATIDGARAVGMEEEIGSLEAGKKADFIIFNPYRSPKAVPVHNPVSTLVYSSTPANIEAVAVDGEFLMEQGKLTMMADEEAVLAKGQAQADSLAKRAGITNRGAGHLWNTL, encoded by the coding sequence ATGGATAAGATGGATTTATTATTGACCCATGTAACAATTGTAACCGTAGACAGCCACCGCCGGGTGCTCTATGACGGAGCCATGGCGGTGAAGAAAGGAAGAATTGCCAAGGTAGGAGAGACAGAGGAAATTCTGAGTGAGTATCCTGAGGCAGAACGGATTTTAGACTGCCGGGGCAAGATTCTCTTCCCCGGTTTTATCAACACCCATAATCATTTATTCCAGACTCTTTTAAAGGGTCTGGGAGACGATATGGTGCTCAGTGACTGGTTAAAGACCATGACCTTTCCTGCAGCCCGTTTTCTTACGCCTGAGGACTGTTATTACGGGGCAATGCTTGGCTGTATGGAAGGAATCCACTGCGGAATCACCACAATGGTGGATTATATGTACCCCCATGCGGTTCCCGGCTTAAGCGACGGAGTGCTGGAGGCATTTTCCCAGATGAAGATCAGAGGGATTTTCGGACGGGGCTGTATGAATGATGGACTGGATTTTGGAGTCTGTCCCGAAATCATGCAGGATGTTTCCACTGTGGAAAAGGATCTGATCCGCATTTTTGACAGCTTCCACAACAAGGAAAACAGCAAAGTAAAGGTGTGGACGGCACCCGCCGCCCTCTGGTCTAATTCCGGAGACATGCTCCGCATGCTTTGGGAGGTGACGGAGAGCTACCAGTCCGGCCTGACGGTACACGTATCGGAAACTCCTTTTGACCGTATGGCTACAGAGGCCCTTCACGGCTGTGCCGGAGTGGACTGTTTGGAGAAGTACGGCATAACCGGTGAAAATGTGCTGATGGTACATTGTGTGTATCTGACGGAATCGGATATCAGCAAGGCCGCTCATTACGGCTTAAAGGTTTCTCATAATCCGGTGAGCAATATGTATCTTTCCTCCGGTGTGGCTCCCATTCCGGATATGCTGAAAGCAGGCGTTGCCGTAAGCCTGGGAGTGGACGGTGCCGCAAGCAATAACGGGCAGGACATGATAGAGCTGATGAAGACGGCAGCCCTGCTCCAGAAGGTACATACTCTGGACCCTACGGTCATAACTGCTGAAAAAGTACTGGAGATGGCAACCATTGACGGGGCAAGAGCTGTTGGAATGGAAGAGGAAATCGGCTCCCTGGAAGCAGGAAAAAAAGCAGATTTTATTATTTTCAATCCATACCGGTCCCCTAAGGCCGTACCGGTTCACAATCCGGTTTCCACCCTTGTCTATTCATCTACACCGGCCAATATTGAGGCAGTGGCCGTGGACGGGGAATTTTTAATGGAACAGGGAAAGCTGACCATGATGGCGGACGAGGAAGCGGTTTTGGCAAAGGGTCAAGCTCAAGCGGACAGTCTGGCAAAACGGGCCGGAATCACCAACCGGGGAGCCGGACATTTATGGAATACCCTATAG
- a CDS encoding ABC transporter ATP-binding protein, producing MAPLLELRNISKYFFGFCANHEINLTVEAGKVYGLLGENGAGKSTLMNILYGLEQPDEGTIYIDGKQERISSPKTAISRGIGMVHQHFMLIPALTVTENVILAMDENRHLLLDKKTVANRIMELSKRYHLQIDPYAKVEDLTVGQQQRVEILKAIYKDCRLLILDEPTAVLTPKEIEELCGMIRHFKKEQKSVIFITHKLNEVMRVSDSICVLRSGEKVAEVLPESTSQPELAALMVGKAVTFRVEKEKRTPGKEVLSVSHLGVNHRNGRRAVDDLSLRVREGEIYGIIGVDGNGQPELVQAITALTKIESGSVEILGKDVTRAEPKQVLDCGVSHIPEDRQHMGIAMKRTVTDNLLLYNYNNKELKKGIFLDWKKLGWFAEDMVKKYNVKVPDLQMQIGYLSGGNQQKAVVAREMEKEPKLLLAVHPTRGVDIGAIEFIHKQIVAARNLGCAVLLVSTELEEVLSLSDRIGVIYEGKILGEMDQSDADIEKIGLLMAGSAEEQRTGA from the coding sequence ATGGCGCCATTATTGGAATTAAGGAACATTTCAAAATACTTTTTTGGTTTTTGTGCCAATCATGAAATTAATCTGACGGTGGAAGCGGGAAAGGTATATGGCCTGCTGGGAGAGAATGGGGCCGGAAAAAGCACCCTGATGAACATTCTCTATGGGCTGGAGCAGCCGGATGAGGGAACCATTTATATAGATGGAAAACAGGAAAGGATATCCTCCCCTAAGACGGCAATCAGCAGAGGAATCGGCATGGTCCATCAGCATTTCATGCTGATTCCGGCCCTGACTGTGACGGAAAATGTGATCCTGGCCATGGATGAAAACAGACATCTGCTTCTGGATAAAAAAACAGTGGCCAACCGTATCATGGAGCTGTCGAAACGGTATCATCTCCAGATTGACCCTTACGCCAAGGTGGAGGATTTAACCGTAGGACAGCAGCAGAGGGTGGAAATATTAAAGGCAATTTACAAGGACTGCCGCCTGCTGATTCTGGATGAACCTACGGCAGTTCTCACTCCAAAGGAAATCGAAGAGCTTTGCGGCATGATCCGTCACTTTAAAAAGGAACAGAAATCAGTTATTTTCATCACTCATAAGCTGAATGAGGTCATGCGGGTCAGCGATTCCATCTGTGTGCTGCGGAGCGGGGAAAAGGTTGCTGAGGTCCTGCCGGAGTCCACCAGCCAGCCGGAGCTGGCGGCCCTCATGGTTGGAAAGGCAGTGACATTCCGGGTTGAAAAGGAAAAACGGACTCCCGGCAAAGAGGTGCTTTCCGTCAGCCATCTGGGAGTAAACCATAGGAACGGCCGCCGTGCTGTAGACGATTTGTCCTTAAGGGTGCGGGAAGGTGAGATTTACGGAATCATCGGCGTGGATGGAAACGGCCAGCCGGAGTTGGTACAGGCAATTACGGCCCTGACTAAAATCGAGTCAGGATCAGTGGAAATCCTGGGGAAGGATGTGACCCGGGCAGAGCCAAAGCAGGTGCTGGACTGCGGAGTATCCCACATTCCGGAAGACAGGCAGCACATGGGAATAGCCATGAAACGGACTGTAACCGATAATCTCCTGCTTTATAACTATAATAACAAAGAACTGAAAAAAGGAATTTTTCTCGATTGGAAAAAGCTGGGATGGTTTGCAGAGGACATGGTGAAAAAATATAATGTCAAGGTGCCTGATCTGCAGATGCAGATCGGATATCTTTCCGGGGGAAACCAGCAGAAGGCTGTAGTGGCCCGGGAGATGGAAAAGGAGCCTAAGCTTCTTCTGGCAGTTCATCCCACCAGAGGAGTGGATATAGGAGCCATTGAATTTATCCATAAGCAGATTGTAGCGGCCAGGAACCTGGGCTGTGCCGTGCTTCTTGTTTCCACGGAACTGGAGGAGGTATTGTCCTTAAGCGACCGGATAGGCGTTATTTATGAAGGAAAGATTTTGGGAGAAATGGACCAGAGCGATGCGGACATTGAGAAAATCGGTCTGCTGATGGCCGGTTCGGCAGAGGAGCAAAGGACAGGAGCGTAA
- a CDS encoding BMP family protein → MMKKSMISKVSAVAAAALMTVSLAGCAGSTGSTVTSAPPETTPSVTETSAEAEASASSQTDAKDYEVALLLPGTVNDKGWNQEAYEGLQMIEKETGCQTAYSEKVAATEYENVFRGYADQGFNLIIGHGYQFADAAMKVAPDYPDSMFCITSADVYQEPNVCSLENLNGEQGFLAGVVAAMATKSGVVASVGGLEIPAIVYFNQGFVQGAAYVNPDIKALTALTGNFDDAAKVKEQTNAFIQQGADVITHDANAAGLGIFEAIRETNGIYAIGSIQDQYDLLPEKTLTSATNRISKAILLAAQYQLAGDLEPVSYKFGVKEGVIGLSDFRELKSVFTEEQLTEIEEIKKKISNDEIEVEVSLQ, encoded by the coding sequence ATGATGAAAAAATCTATGATTTCTAAAGTGTCCGCAGTGGCAGCAGCAGCCCTAATGACCGTTTCACTGGCTGGCTGCGCAGGAAGTACGGGAAGCACGGTAACCAGTGCTCCACCTGAAACAACCCCTTCCGTAACGGAAACCTCCGCTGAGGCCGAGGCTTCCGCCTCTTCCCAGACAGATGCAAAAGATTATGAGGTAGCTTTGCTGCTTCCGGGTACGGTAAATGATAAGGGCTGGAACCAGGAGGCCTATGAAGGCCTTCAGATGATTGAAAAGGAAACCGGCTGCCAGACAGCCTATTCAGAAAAGGTTGCTGCAACAGAATATGAAAATGTGTTCCGGGGCTATGCGGATCAGGGCTTTAACCTGATTATCGGCCATGGATATCAATTTGCAGATGCGGCCATGAAGGTGGCTCCCGATTATCCTGACTCCATGTTCTGTATAACCAGTGCAGATGTGTATCAGGAGCCTAATGTGTGCTCTCTGGAAAACTTAAATGGAGAGCAGGGATTTTTAGCCGGAGTGGTAGCGGCCATGGCTACAAAAAGCGGAGTGGTGGCTTCCGTCGGTGGTCTGGAGATTCCCGCAATTGTTTATTTCAACCAGGGCTTTGTACAGGGAGCAGCCTATGTAAATCCGGATATAAAGGCTCTGACAGCTCTTACCGGAAACTTTGATGATGCGGCAAAAGTAAAGGAACAGACAAACGCATTTATCCAGCAGGGGGCCGATGTGATCACCCATGACGCCAATGCTGCAGGGCTTGGAATTTTTGAAGCCATAAGGGAAACTAATGGAATATACGCCATTGGTTCCATACAAGATCAATATGATCTGCTTCCTGAAAAGACTCTGACCAGTGCCACTAATCGCATCAGCAAGGCAATTCTTCTGGCTGCCCAGTATCAGCTTGCCGGAGATTTAGAACCGGTGTCTTATAAGTTCGGTGTGAAGGAAGGGGTAATTGGCCTGTCTGATTTCCGGGAATTGAAGTCAGTGTTTACAGAGGAACAGTTAACGGAAATTGAGGAAATAAAGAAAAAGATTTCAAATGATGAAATCGAAGTAGAGGTTTCTTTACAATAA
- a CDS encoding BMP family protein translates to MMKKSMFFKVTAMAAAALMSLSMAGCAGSTGSSADSQTTGAASQAASTEAAKGEAGTTAASQMAPEDYKVALLLPGTVNDKGWNQEAYEGLEQIEKEIGCQVTYSEKVAPTDYENVFRGYADQGFHLIIGHGYEFADAAMKVAPDYPDSMFCITSADIYQEPNVCSLENLNGEQGFLAGAVAAMATKSGVVGSVGGMEVPSIVYFNQGFVQGAAYVNPEVKALTAFTGDFDDAAKVKEQANAFIQQGADVITHDADAAGLGIFESAKEHDGVYTIGSVGDQYELLPEKTLTSATNQISKAILLAATYQVAGELEPISYKFGIKEEVIGLADFRDLKSVFTEEQLTELEEIQKRIVNGEIKIEVSAQ, encoded by the coding sequence ATGATGAAGAAATCTATGTTTTTCAAAGTGACCGCAATGGCGGCAGCAGCCCTGATGAGCCTTTCCATGGCCGGCTGCGCAGGAAGTACAGGAAGCTCCGCAGACAGCCAGACCACCGGAGCAGCTTCCCAGGCAGCATCTACTGAGGCAGCAAAAGGCGAGGCTGGGACTACAGCCGCTTCCCAAATGGCTCCGGAAGATTATAAAGTGGCTTTGCTGCTTCCGGGTACGGTAAATGACAAGGGATGGAACCAGGAGGCCTATGAAGGACTGGAGCAGATTGAAAAAGAAATCGGCTGTCAGGTAACCTATTCAGAAAAGGTTGCTCCTACGGATTATGAAAATGTATTCCGGGGCTATGCGGACCAGGGCTTTCATCTGATTATCGGACATGGATATGAATTTGCGGATGCGGCCATGAAGGTAGCTCCCGATTATCCTGATTCCATGTTCTGCATTACCAGTGCGGATATATACCAGGAGCCCAATGTATGCTCTCTGGAAAACTTAAATGGTGAGCAGGGATTTTTAGCCGGAGCGGTAGCAGCCATGGCCACCAAAAGCGGTGTAGTAGGTTCTGTCGGCGGAATGGAAGTGCCCTCAATCGTTTATTTTAACCAGGGCTTTGTACAGGGAGCTGCCTATGTAAATCCGGAGGTAAAGGCTCTGACCGCCTTTACGGGAGACTTTGATGACGCGGCAAAGGTAAAGGAACAGGCAAATGCATTTATCCAGCAGGGAGCTGATGTGATCACCCATGATGCCGATGCTGCAGGACTTGGAATTTTTGAATCTGCAAAGGAACATGATGGGGTATATACCATTGGTTCGGTAGGCGACCAGTACGAGCTTCTTCCTGAAAAGACCCTGACCAGCGCAACGAACCAGATCAGCAAGGCAATCCTTCTGGCTGCCACATATCAGGTTGCAGGAGAGTTAGAACCCATTTCCTATAAATTCGGTATAAAGGAAGAGGTAATCGGCCTGGCAGATTTCCGGGATTTAAAATCTGTCTTTACAGAAGAGCAGTTAACGGAACTGGAAGAAATACAGAAACGGATTGTAAACGGTGAAATCAAAATTGAGGTTTCTGCACAGTAA
- a CDS encoding ABC transporter permease — MEEMFGFLKVVINTSTPILFATLGILLMHLSGVLNIGAEGMMLMGAFSGMAGTYLFGNVWYGALFGMAITGLMGLVFAFFTITMKANQTVVGVAFNILSIGLTTTLYRMLFGIGGSTPQLTGFRPAAAGLTLPVYMGIGTVLLLTFFLYKTKPGLKIRAAGENPRAVDSMGLSVPGIRYAGTVAGSMLIGFGGVYLSMGILSFFSEEMVTGRGYIALAAVIFGRYTAVGSLLAVLVFGVGEAFVYRLQAIGSGIPTQFILMIPYVLTVIIVAGFGKKSNEPEALGQPYEKAR; from the coding sequence ATGGAAGAAATGTTCGGCTTTTTGAAAGTTGTGATCAACACGTCAACTCCAATTCTGTTTGCAACACTTGGAATTCTGCTGATGCATTTATCCGGCGTTTTAAACATCGGCGCAGAAGGGATGATGCTTATGGGAGCCTTTTCCGGAATGGCAGGGACCTATCTGTTTGGAAATGTCTGGTACGGCGCCCTGTTTGGAATGGCGATTACAGGTCTTATGGGACTGGTGTTCGCATTTTTTACCATAACCATGAAAGCAAACCAGACCGTAGTAGGCGTTGCCTTTAACATACTGTCCATCGGACTTACCACCACCCTGTACCGGATGCTGTTCGGCATCGGCGGCTCTACGCCCCAATTGACCGGATTCCGTCCGGCTGCCGCAGGACTTACACTTCCGGTCTATATGGGGATCGGAACGGTTCTTCTGTTAACGTTCTTTCTTTATAAGACAAAGCCGGGACTTAAGATCCGGGCTGCGGGGGAAAATCCCAGGGCAGTGGATTCCATGGGCTTAAGTGTACCGGGAATCCGGTATGCCGGCACTGTAGCCGGCTCCATGCTGATTGGTTTTGGCGGCGTGTACTTATCTATGGGAATCCTGTCCTTTTTTTCAGAAGAAATGGTAACAGGACGGGGCTACATTGCCCTGGCGGCGGTGATCTTCGGCCGGTATACGGCAGTGGGTTCCCTGCTTGCAGTTTTGGTTTTCGGTGTGGGAGAGGCTTTTGTTTACCGTCTCCAGGCAATTGGAAGCGGGATACCCACCCAGTTTATTTTGATGATTCCGTATGTACTTACGGTTATCATAGTAGCCGGATTCGGAAAAAAATCAAACGAACCGGAGGCTCTTGGCCAGCCTTATGAAAAGGCCAGGTAA
- a CDS encoding ABC transporter permease, translating into MKILKSISKPILSIVLALLIGAVVIFLVGEDPGEVYLVMLEGSLGTQRAIALTLVKATTLIFVGMSYGFAYKCGLINIGIEGQLYMGALFAVCPAVFLKLPPLLHIPLSLFCGFLGGGLWGGLAGFLKNRFGSNEMITTVMLNYAAIYFTSYMVNGPIQEAKGAYPQTDSIQPSAQLMNLIPKTQLNIGLLVALLALAVYFLFWRYTSKGYEMSMVGSSSEVARYGGISVKKTVFLSMFVAGGLGGLAGCMEVMGVQHKLIAGLSAGYGFDGIAVSLLGNNGAAGILFSSILFGALRSGGNAIQMFTKIPVAVIYILQALVILFVVADVFRKRQGRR; encoded by the coding sequence ATGAAAATATTAAAATCCATATCAAAACCAATTTTATCCATTGTGCTGGCGCTGCTCATAGGAGCTGTTGTCATATTTCTGGTAGGGGAGGATCCCGGGGAAGTTTATCTGGTTATGCTTGAAGGCTCCTTGGGAACTCAGAGAGCAATCGCCTTGACACTGGTTAAGGCCACTACCTTGATCTTTGTAGGAATGAGCTATGGCTTTGCCTATAAATGCGGTCTGATCAACATCGGTATTGAAGGCCAGCTTTATATGGGAGCGTTGTTTGCGGTCTGTCCTGCAGTTTTTTTAAAGCTTCCGCCCCTGCTTCACATTCCTCTCAGCCTCTTTTGCGGATTTCTGGGAGGAGGGTTATGGGGAGGCCTGGCCGGCTTTCTGAAAAACCGGTTTGGCTCCAATGAGATGATCACTACGGTCATGCTGAACTATGCGGCCATTTATTTCACCTCATATATGGTGAACGGTCCCATTCAGGAAGCAAAAGGAGCCTACCCTCAGACGGACAGCATCCAGCCGTCGGCCCAACTGATGAACTTAATTCCCAAAACCCAGTTAAATATCGGCCTGCTGGTGGCTTTACTGGCCCTGGCTGTATATTTCCTGTTCTGGAGGTACACCTCCAAGGGATACGAAATGAGCATGGTAGGCTCCAGCAGCGAAGTGGCCCGTTATGGTGGGATTTCCGTTAAAAAGACAGTATTCCTGTCCATGTTCGTGGCAGGGGGCCTGGGAGGCCTGGCCGGCTGTATGGAGGTTATGGGAGTTCAGCACAAGCTGATTGCAGGACTGTCCGCGGGCTATGGCTTTGACGGCATTGCAGTTTCTCTCCTGGGAAATAACGGAGCGGCAGGAATCCTGTTTTCTTCCATTTTGTTCGGAGCCCTCCGAAGCGGAGGAAATGCCATTCAGATGTTTACCAAGATACCGGTTGCTGTAATATACATTTTGCAGGCTTTGGTCATCCTGTTCGTGGTGGCTGATGTGTTCAGAAAGAGACAAGGAAGGAGATAA